Proteins encoded by one window of Micromonospora coxensis:
- a CDS encoding SAM-dependent methyltransferase codes for MLENLRTLGRVIRTLATKDPVTRVRRFYEIQSPGVEFAARTTRYMNVGYWEDGVTSLDVAGAALATKLADAAGFKPDDTVLDVGFGYGDQDFAWLRERRVAKVHGINVTPRHVEHAQQRARQEGLAEQAEFQLGTATALPFADGTFDRVVALESAFHFYPRSAFFAEAFRVLKPGGTIATADIIPLSNDTARMSISSGPLSFVKFSIPDENWHDRAVYAEQLAAAGFVNPDVQSIQDRTWEGWRRFQAARPSDPAFQAEADRSAVKGMANHWRDEDLIKKELALLDYVIAVAHKP; via the coding sequence ATGCTGGAGAACCTCCGCACCCTCGGCCGGGTCATCCGCACCCTGGCCACGAAGGACCCGGTGACCCGGGTCCGGCGCTTCTACGAGATCCAGTCCCCGGGGGTGGAGTTCGCCGCCCGCACCACCCGCTACATGAACGTCGGCTACTGGGAGGACGGGGTGACCAGCCTCGACGTGGCCGGCGCGGCGCTGGCCACGAAGCTCGCCGACGCCGCCGGCTTCAAGCCCGACGACACCGTGCTCGACGTCGGCTTCGGCTACGGCGACCAGGACTTCGCCTGGCTGCGCGAGCGCCGGGTGGCCAAGGTGCACGGCATCAACGTCACCCCCCGGCACGTCGAGCACGCCCAGCAGCGCGCCCGGCAGGAGGGCCTCGCCGAGCAGGCCGAGTTCCAGCTCGGCACCGCCACCGCGCTGCCCTTCGCCGACGGCACCTTCGACCGGGTGGTGGCGCTGGAGTCGGCGTTCCACTTCTACCCGCGCAGCGCCTTCTTCGCCGAGGCGTTCCGGGTGCTCAAGCCCGGCGGCACCATCGCCACCGCCGACATCATCCCGCTCAGCAACGACACCGCCCGGATGTCGATCAGCTCCGGCCCGCTGAGCTTCGTCAAGTTCAGCATCCCGGACGAGAACTGGCACGACCGCGCCGTCTACGCCGAGCAACTCGCCGCCGCCGGGTTCGTCAACCCCGACGTGCAGTCCATCCAGGACCGCACCTGGGAGGGGTGGCGCCGGTTCCAGGCCGCCCGCCCCTCCGACCCGGCGTTCCAGGCCGAGGCCGACCGCAGCGCGGTCAAGGGGATGGCCAACCACTGGCGCGACGAGGACCTGATCAAGAAGGAGCTGGCGCTGCTCGACTACGTCATCGCCGTCGCGCACAAGCCGTGA
- the mhpA gene encoding bifunctional 3-(3-hydroxy-phenyl)propionate/3-hydroxycinnamic acid hydroxylase MhpA: MTDVLIVGYGPVGQVAAILLARRGFTVRVVEKWVTPYSMPRAVSYDGEASRILATCDLGDALDPVCELSGEYTWKNGFGRTLLHVKVAEDGPAGWPDSVSFYQPGLEAALAERAAALPGVEVLRGLEVTELADRGDRVDVTAVAADGATHAFTADWVIGCDGANSFVRRWLGSTVTDLGFTHDWLVCDVVLHEPHEFKPNNLQICDPARPRTAVSAGPGHRRWEFMRVPGETLEEFRTEASVWRLLGLFDITPDTARLDRYGVYTTQACYADTWRAGRVLLAGDAAHVMPPFLGQGMSSGFRDVINLAWKLDLVHRGIADDALLDSYEVERRAHVQHAIRMSIDSGTVICETDPKQASGRDAVMLAALRRRTQQKHARSLREAVVDGVLHRGPDGTPAPHAGEPAPQGRVTAGGRTGRFDDVVGTGFVLLTRADAPALGPDAVAFLDTLGARRVTVRPADAAAPTDAAGTDVVDLDGVHLTWLAGVDADGALIRPDFYVFGVAAGPDGLAALVDDLRQQVSARALHP; this comes from the coding sequence ATGACGGACGTACTGATCGTGGGCTACGGCCCGGTGGGCCAGGTGGCGGCGATCCTGCTGGCCCGGCGCGGCTTCACCGTACGGGTGGTGGAGAAGTGGGTCACCCCGTACAGCATGCCCCGCGCGGTGTCCTACGACGGCGAGGCCAGCCGCATCCTCGCCACCTGCGACCTCGGCGACGCCCTCGACCCGGTGTGCGAGCTGTCCGGCGAGTACACCTGGAAGAACGGCTTCGGCCGTACCCTGCTGCACGTCAAGGTCGCCGAGGACGGACCCGCCGGCTGGCCCGACTCCGTCTCCTTCTACCAGCCCGGCCTGGAGGCCGCGCTCGCCGAGCGGGCCGCCGCCCTGCCCGGCGTCGAGGTGCTGCGCGGCCTGGAAGTGACCGAGCTGGCCGACCGGGGCGACCGGGTCGACGTGACCGCCGTCGCCGCCGACGGCGCCACGCACGCCTTCACCGCCGACTGGGTGATCGGCTGCGACGGGGCGAACAGCTTCGTGCGCCGCTGGCTCGGCAGCACCGTCACCGACCTGGGCTTCACCCACGACTGGCTGGTCTGCGACGTGGTGCTGCACGAGCCGCACGAGTTCAAGCCCAACAACCTGCAGATCTGCGACCCGGCCCGGCCCCGCACCGCCGTCTCCGCCGGCCCCGGGCACCGCCGCTGGGAGTTCATGCGGGTGCCGGGGGAGACGCTGGAGGAGTTCCGCACCGAGGCCAGCGTCTGGCGGCTGCTCGGGCTGTTCGACATCACTCCCGACACCGCCCGGCTCGACCGGTACGGCGTCTACACCACCCAGGCCTGCTACGCCGACACGTGGCGCGCCGGCCGGGTCCTGCTCGCCGGGGACGCGGCCCACGTCATGCCGCCCTTCCTCGGCCAGGGCATGAGCTCCGGCTTCCGCGACGTGATCAACCTGGCCTGGAAGCTGGACCTGGTGCACCGGGGCATCGCCGACGACGCGCTGCTGGACTCGTACGAGGTGGAGCGGCGGGCGCACGTGCAGCACGCCATCCGGATGTCCATCGACTCCGGCACGGTGATCTGCGAGACCGACCCGAAGCAGGCCTCCGGCCGGGACGCGGTGATGCTGGCCGCGCTGCGCCGCCGTACCCAGCAGAAGCACGCGCGGTCGCTGCGCGAGGCCGTCGTCGACGGCGTGCTGCACCGCGGCCCCGACGGCACGCCCGCCCCGCACGCCGGGGAACCCGCACCCCAGGGCCGGGTCACCGCCGGTGGGCGGACCGGGCGCTTCGACGACGTGGTCGGCACCGGCTTCGTGCTGCTCACCCGCGCGGACGCGCCCGCGCTCGGCCCCGACGCCGTGGCGTTCCTGGACACCCTCGGCGCCCGGCGGGTCACCGTCCGCCCCGCCGACGCCGCCGCGCCCACCGACGCGGCCGGCACCGACGTCGTCGACCTCGACGGCGTCCACCTCACCTGGCTGGCCGGCGTGGACGCCGACGGCGCGCTGATCCGGCCCGACTTCTACGTCTTCGGCGTCGCGGCCGGCCCGGACGGCCTGGCCGCCCTGGTGGACGACCTGCGCCAGCAGGTCTCCGCCCGGGCCCTGCACCCCTGA
- a CDS encoding type I polyketide synthase, protein MDTEEKLREYLKRVTTDLRRTRQRLRDVEDEARQPIAIVGMACRFPGGVSSPEALWDLVAASGDAVGGFPTDRGWDLTDLYDPTGERAGTSCVREGGFVHDAADFDPRFFGISPREALAMDPQQRLLLEVSWEAFESAGVDPTGLKGGRVGVFAGLTHGGYAAGATDVPDGAVDYLGLGNAGSISSGRVAYAFGFEGPAVTVDTACSSSLVALHLAVQSLRSGESDLALAGGVTVMPTPAVFVDFTRQGNLSMSARCKAFADAADGTALAEGVGVLLVQRLSDARRDGRRILAVVRGTAVNQDGASNGLTAPNGPSQQRVIRQALASARLSSVDVDVVEAHGTGTTLGDPIEAQALLATYGQDRPADRPLWLGSVKSNIGHTQAAAGVAGVIKMVQAMRHGVVPATLHVDAPSSKVDWSAGAVALVTEARGWPVVDRPRRAAVSSFGISGTNAHVIIEQPEPEPDSDLPTQHDPAAAQPASSAAQPATGADLPVVPWLVSARSVEGLAGQAARLAALARREPATSPVEIGWTLATARAALDHRAVLLATDRDGLLALTDALADGAPEQVTPSSPAATLVTGQVSTGRRAILFTGQGAQRAGMGRQLYARFPVYADAFDRVCALFEGRLDHALREVVFAEPGTDLAGLLDQTVFTQAGLFAVEVALFELLSSFGVSADYLVGHSIGEVAAAHVAGVLSLEDACALVAARGSLMQALPAGGGMLAVAASETEIREVIGTDTGAAGDVDVAAVNGPRSVVLSGPAVELDRVARLCGERGWRVKRLSVSHAFHSSLMEPMLEQFRTVLAGLDWHAPKLPIVSNLTGRIADPAEIAGPDYWVRHVRQAVRFGDAVATLHQAGVTTFLEVGPDATLTTMAADTPTDRPTHHIAALRRDQPETSSLVTALARLHVTGTPVDWTPWFTHTGHQPRTVDLPTYAFQRQRYWLDAGPSGADASGLGVRATTHPLLDAELVTATDDVRVHGGRLSVRTRPWLADHVVWGSVVVPGAALVEMALHAGAQAACDTLEELTLAAPLVLPEQGACAVQLVLGAADEHGRRQVSVHSRPADDPHADWTRHAEGVLAPGAAEPAEPLTTWPPPGATAVPVAPIYEQLHRLGVDHGPTFRGLRAAWRTDDAVYAEVALPDGVAAAGFGLHPALLDAALHVVGLTDDTDDTDDATARLPFAWSGVALTAVGATLLRVRVTRAASAVSLTLADGTGAPVARVDSLVSRPVSAEQLDATDPTDLPLFDLRWSPLPLPPRPASGIVALDAAAGLAATALPGGLPALADALDTGRHDPRLVLLAAGDPPTGDPLDATRTRLTETLTAVREWLADDRFADRRLVVLTRGAVPADATGEVTDLPGAAVWGLVRSAQLEHPGRFVLVDLDGEVDADLLGRALAGDEPQLALRAGRLLVPRLAPAEPDPTGAVDLLPDGTVLVTGATGALGGLVARHLVTVHKVRHLLLVGRRGGDAPGAADLLAELTRLGAQARFVACDVADRDQVAALLAAVPTDHPLTGVVHAAGVLDDATVTALTAERIAAVLRPKADAAWHLHDLTRHLHLPMFVLFSSIAGPLGGPGQGNYAAANAFLDGLAHQRRAAGLAATSLAWGLWEQDSGMTRDLGAGRRERMARQGIAPLGTGQALALFDASRRSRQPLLLPVRLDLAALRTLTSVDHLPAPLRGLAGVRTRRAAAGAAPGGGWRDRLAAASDEDRRRLVEELVTGQVADVLGYASAAAVGAGQSFTELGFDSLTAVDLRNRLTTLTGLSLPATLVFDHPTPETLTGYLMSRLGPGRSAPDVLDELARLEAAFAAETLAELTADEETRAALTARLRALLTRLDGDAAAPGVAQALDEASDDELFDFIDSTFGRS, encoded by the coding sequence ATGGACACCGAAGAGAAGCTCCGGGAGTATCTGAAGAGGGTCACCACCGACCTGCGGCGGACCCGGCAACGGCTGCGCGACGTCGAGGACGAGGCCCGACAGCCGATCGCCATCGTCGGGATGGCCTGCCGCTTCCCCGGCGGGGTCAGCTCGCCCGAGGCGCTGTGGGACCTCGTCGCCGCCTCCGGTGACGCGGTCGGCGGCTTCCCCACCGACCGGGGCTGGGACCTCACCGACCTGTACGACCCGACCGGGGAACGCGCCGGCACCTCCTGCGTCCGCGAGGGCGGCTTCGTCCACGACGCCGCCGACTTCGATCCCCGGTTCTTCGGCATCTCACCGCGCGAGGCGCTGGCCATGGACCCGCAGCAGCGGCTGCTGCTGGAGGTGTCCTGGGAGGCGTTCGAGTCGGCCGGGGTGGACCCGACCGGCCTGAAGGGTGGCCGGGTGGGCGTCTTCGCCGGCCTCACCCACGGCGGCTACGCCGCCGGCGCCACCGACGTGCCCGACGGCGCCGTCGACTACCTCGGCCTCGGCAACGCCGGCAGCATCAGCTCCGGCCGGGTGGCGTACGCGTTCGGCTTCGAGGGGCCGGCGGTCACCGTGGACACGGCGTGCTCGTCGTCGCTTGTGGCGTTGCACCTGGCGGTGCAGTCGCTGCGGTCGGGGGAGTCCGACCTCGCCCTGGCCGGGGGTGTCACGGTGATGCCGACCCCGGCCGTCTTCGTCGACTTCACCCGGCAGGGCAACCTGTCGATGTCGGCCCGCTGCAAGGCGTTCGCCGACGCCGCCGACGGCACCGCCCTGGCCGAGGGTGTGGGCGTGCTGCTCGTGCAGCGGCTCTCCGACGCCCGGCGCGACGGCCGGCGGATCCTGGCCGTGGTGCGCGGCACGGCGGTGAACCAGGACGGCGCGTCGAACGGGTTGACCGCCCCGAACGGCCCGTCGCAGCAGCGGGTGATCCGTCAGGCCCTCGCCTCGGCGCGGTTGTCGTCGGTGGACGTGGACGTGGTGGAGGCGCACGGCACCGGCACGACGTTGGGCGATCCGATCGAGGCGCAGGCGCTGCTCGCCACGTACGGGCAGGACCGGCCGGCCGACCGGCCGCTGTGGCTCGGCTCGGTCAAGTCGAACATCGGGCACACCCAGGCGGCGGCGGGCGTCGCCGGTGTGATCAAGATGGTGCAGGCGATGCGGCACGGTGTGGTGCCGGCGACGCTGCACGTGGACGCCCCGTCGTCGAAGGTGGACTGGTCGGCGGGTGCGGTGGCGTTGGTGACCGAGGCGCGGGGTTGGCCGGTGGTGGATCGGCCGCGTCGGGCGGCGGTGTCGTCGTTCGGGATCTCGGGCACCAACGCCCACGTCATCATCGAACAGCCCGAGCCCGAGCCCGATTCGGATTTGCCGACGCAGCACGATCCGGCCGCCGCGCAGCCGGCATCGAGCGCCGCGCAGCCGGCAACGGGCGCCGACCTGCCGGTGGTGCCGTGGCTGGTGTCGGCGCGGTCGGTCGAGGGCCTTGCCGGGCAGGCGGCCCGGCTGGCCGCGCTCGCCCGCCGGGAGCCCGCCACGTCGCCTGTGGAGATCGGCTGGACCCTGGCCACCGCCCGCGCCGCCCTCGACCATCGGGCCGTGCTCCTCGCCACCGACCGCGACGGTCTCCTCGCCCTGACGGACGCCCTCGCCGACGGCGCTCCCGAGCAGGTCACCCCGTCGAGCCCCGCGGCGACCCTCGTCACCGGTCAGGTGTCGACGGGCCGCCGGGCGATCCTGTTCACCGGTCAGGGTGCGCAGCGTGCGGGTATGGGTCGTCAGTTGTACGCCCGGTTCCCGGTGTACGCGGATGCGTTCGATCGGGTGTGCGCCCTGTTCGAGGGTCGGCTGGACCATGCGTTGCGGGAGGTGGTGTTCGCCGAGCCCGGCACTGACCTGGCGGGTCTGTTGGATCAGACGGTGTTCACCCAGGCGGGGTTGTTCGCGGTGGAGGTGGCGCTGTTCGAACTGCTGTCCTCGTTCGGGGTGAGCGCCGATTATCTGGTGGGGCATTCGATCGGTGAGGTGGCGGCCGCGCATGTGGCGGGGGTGTTGTCGCTGGAGGATGCCTGCGCGTTGGTGGCGGCGCGCGGTTCGTTGATGCAGGCCCTGCCCGCCGGTGGCGGGATGCTGGCGGTGGCCGCGAGCGAGACCGAGATTCGCGAGGTCATCGGCACCGATACCGGCGCTGCAGGCGATGTGGACGTTGCGGCGGTGAACGGCCCCCGGTCGGTCGTGCTGTCCGGCCCAGCCGTCGAGCTGGACCGGGTTGCGCGGTTGTGTGGTGAGCGGGGTTGGCGGGTCAAGCGCCTGTCGGTCAGTCACGCCTTCCACTCGAGCCTGATGGAGCCGATGCTGGAGCAGTTCCGCACGGTCCTGGCCGGCCTGGACTGGCACGCGCCGAAGCTGCCGATCGTGTCGAACCTGACCGGCCGGATCGCCGATCCGGCAGAGATCGCCGGGCCGGACTACTGGGTCCGGCACGTGCGTCAGGCGGTCCGTTTCGGCGACGCGGTGGCCACCCTGCACCAGGCCGGGGTCACCACGTTCCTGGAAGTCGGCCCCGACGCCACGTTGACGACGATGGCGGCCGACACCCCCACCGACCGTCCCACCCACCACATCGCCGCCCTGCGCCGCGACCAACCGGAGACCAGCAGCCTGGTCACCGCCCTGGCCCGCCTGCACGTCACCGGGACCCCCGTCGACTGGACGCCCTGGTTCACCCACACCGGCCACCAGCCCCGCACCGTCGACCTGCCCACCTACGCCTTCCAGCGGCAGCGGTACTGGCTCGACGCCGGCCCGTCCGGCGCCGACGCCTCCGGCCTCGGCGTGCGGGCAACCACCCACCCCCTGCTCGACGCCGAACTGGTCACCGCCACCGACGACGTCCGCGTCCACGGCGGCCGGCTCTCCGTACGGACCCGGCCCTGGCTCGCCGACCACGTGGTGTGGGGATCGGTGGTCGTACCGGGGGCGGCACTGGTGGAGATGGCGCTGCACGCCGGCGCGCAGGCCGCCTGCGACACGCTGGAGGAGCTGACCCTCGCCGCCCCGCTGGTCCTGCCCGAACAGGGTGCCTGCGCGGTGCAACTCGTCCTCGGCGCCGCCGACGAGCACGGCCGCCGCCAGGTCAGCGTCCACTCCCGGCCCGCCGACGACCCGCACGCCGACTGGACCCGGCACGCCGAGGGCGTGCTCGCGCCCGGCGCGGCCGAGCCGGCGGAGCCGCTGACCACGTGGCCGCCACCCGGCGCCACCGCCGTGCCGGTCGCGCCGATCTACGAGCAGCTGCACCGGCTCGGTGTCGACCACGGGCCCACCTTCCGCGGCCTGCGTGCCGCGTGGCGTACCGACGACGCCGTCTACGCGGAGGTCGCGCTGCCCGACGGCGTCGCCGCCGCCGGATTCGGTCTGCACCCGGCGCTGCTGGACGCGGCGCTGCACGTCGTCGGCCTCACCGACGACACCGACGACACCGACGACGCCACGGCCCGACTTCCGTTCGCCTGGTCGGGCGTCGCGCTCACCGCCGTCGGCGCGACCCTGCTGCGGGTACGGGTCACCCGGGCCGCCTCGGCGGTGTCACTGACCCTCGCCGACGGGACCGGCGCACCCGTCGCCCGCGTCGACTCGCTCGTCTCCCGGCCGGTGAGCGCCGAGCAGCTCGACGCCACCGACCCGACCGACCTGCCCCTGTTCGACCTGCGCTGGTCCCCGCTGCCGCTGCCGCCGCGACCGGCGAGCGGGATCGTGGCGCTCGACGCCGCCGCCGGCCTGGCCGCCACCGCGCTGCCCGGCGGGCTCCCCGCGCTCGCCGACGCCCTCGACACCGGCCGGCACGATCCCCGGCTGGTGCTGCTCGCCGCCGGCGACCCCCCGACCGGGGACCCCCTCGACGCGACCCGCACCCGTCTCACCGAGACCCTGACCGCCGTACGGGAGTGGTTGGCCGACGACCGGTTCGCCGACCGGCGGCTCGTGGTGCTCACCCGCGGCGCGGTCCCCGCCGACGCCACGGGCGAGGTGACCGACCTGCCCGGCGCCGCCGTCTGGGGCCTGGTCCGCTCGGCGCAACTGGAGCACCCCGGCCGGTTCGTGCTGGTCGACCTCGACGGCGAGGTCGACGCCGACCTGCTCGGCCGCGCCCTCGCCGGCGACGAACCGCAGCTCGCCCTGCGCGCCGGCCGGCTGCTCGTACCCCGGCTCGCGCCGGCCGAGCCGGACCCGACGGGCGCGGTCGACCTGCTCCCCGACGGCACCGTGCTGGTCACCGGCGCCACCGGCGCCCTCGGCGGCCTCGTCGCCCGCCACCTGGTCACCGTGCACAAGGTCCGGCACCTGCTCCTGGTCGGTCGGCGCGGCGGCGACGCGCCCGGCGCGGCCGACCTGCTCGCCGAGCTGACCCGCCTCGGCGCGCAGGCCCGCTTCGTCGCCTGCGACGTGGCCGATCGTGACCAGGTCGCCGCGCTGCTGGCCGCCGTCCCCACCGACCACCCGCTCACCGGGGTGGTGCACGCCGCCGGTGTCCTCGACGACGCGACCGTCACCGCGCTGACCGCCGAGCGCATCGCCGCCGTGCTGCGCCCCAAGGCCGACGCCGCCTGGCACCTGCACGACCTCACCCGGCACCTGCACCTGCCGATGTTCGTGCTCTTCTCCTCGATCGCCGGTCCGCTCGGCGGCCCCGGACAGGGCAACTACGCGGCGGCCAACGCGTTCCTCGACGGGCTCGCCCACCAGCGGCGCGCCGCCGGGCTCGCCGCCACCAGCCTGGCCTGGGGCCTGTGGGAGCAGGACAGCGGGATGACCCGCGACCTGGGCGCCGGCCGCCGGGAACGGATGGCCCGCCAGGGCATCGCCCCGCTCGGCACCGGCCAGGCGCTGGCCCTCTTCGACGCCAGCCGGCGCAGCAGGCAGCCGCTGCTGCTGCCCGTCCGGCTCGACCTGGCCGCGCTGCGTACCCTCACCAGCGTCGACCACCTCCCGGCGCCGCTGCGCGGCCTGGCCGGTGTCCGCACCCGGCGGGCCGCCGCCGGCGCGGCGCCGGGCGGCGGGTGGCGGGACCGGCTCGCCGCCGCGTCCGACGAGGACCGCCGGCGGCTGGTCGAAGAGCTGGTCACCGGCCAGGTGGCGGACGTGCTCGGGTACGCCTCGGCGGCGGCCGTCGGCGCCGGGCAGTCCTTCACCGAGCTGGGCTTCGACTCCCTGACCGCCGTGGACCTGCGCAACCGGCTGACCACCCTGACCGGCCTGTCGCTGCCGGCCACCCTGGTCTTCGACCACCCCACCCCGGAGACGCTCACCGGGTACCTGATGTCCCGGCTCGGTCCCGGCCGGTCCGCCCCGGACGTCCTCGACGAGCTGGCCCGGCTGGAGGCGGCGTTCGCGGCGGAGACCCTCGCCGAGCTGACCGCCGACGAGGAGACCCGGGCGGCGCTCACCGCGCGGCTCCGGGCGCTGCTCACCCGCCTCGACGGCGACGCCGCCGCCCCGGGAGTCGCCCAGGCCCTCGACGAGGCCAGCGACGACGAACTCTTCGACTTCATCGACAGCACGTTCGGTCGTTCCTGA
- a CDS encoding thioesterase II family protein codes for MTDSDNGLWVRRFHPAPAGAPRLVCLPHAGGSASFYFPVSRALSPAVEVLAIQYPGRQDRRLEPCVDSIGELARQVYGVLRPWRDQPLAIFGHSMGATLGFEVARLIEADGGTPVAHLFPSGRRAPSCARHETVHLLDDEGLLADVRKLSGTNQAVLGDPEMLRAALPAIRNDYRAAETYAYTPGPKLSCPVTVFTGDDDPKTSIDEAKAWEQHSTGPFDLQVFPGGHFFLAQHQPAILRTLSTALTRTTVG; via the coding sequence ATGACCGACTCAGACAACGGCCTGTGGGTCCGCCGGTTCCATCCGGCGCCGGCCGGCGCCCCGCGGCTGGTGTGCCTGCCGCACGCCGGTGGCTCCGCGAGCTTCTACTTCCCCGTCTCCCGGGCCCTGTCGCCGGCCGTGGAGGTCCTCGCCATCCAGTACCCGGGGCGGCAGGACCGCCGGCTGGAGCCGTGCGTGGACAGCATCGGTGAGCTGGCCCGGCAGGTGTACGGGGTGCTGCGGCCGTGGCGGGACCAGCCGTTGGCGATCTTCGGGCACAGCATGGGCGCGACCCTGGGCTTCGAGGTGGCGAGGCTGATCGAGGCCGACGGCGGGACCCCGGTCGCGCACCTGTTCCCGTCCGGGCGGCGGGCGCCGTCCTGCGCCCGGCACGAGACGGTGCACCTGCTCGACGACGAGGGCCTGCTGGCCGACGTACGCAAGCTCAGCGGCACCAACCAGGCGGTGCTCGGCGACCCGGAGATGCTGCGGGCGGCGCTGCCGGCGATCCGCAACGACTACCGGGCCGCGGAGACGTACGCGTACACGCCGGGACCGAAGCTGAGCTGCCCGGTGACGGTGTTCACCGGTGACGACGACCCGAAGACCAGCATCGACGAGGCCAAGGCGTGGGAGCAGCACAGCACCGGCCCGTTCGACCTCCAGGTCTTCCCGGGCGGGCACTTCTTCCTGGCCCAGCACCAGCCGGCCATCCTGCGTACCCTCTCGACGGCCCTGACCCGCACGACGGTGGGCTGA